Genomic segment of Prosthecobacter debontii:
ATTGTGAGGTATCCCTCGCCCCCAACACGGTGGTCATCCAGAATGACAAGCCACGTTTCGTCAACGTCAACGATCTCCTCAAGGAGAGCGCCGAGCACACCAAAAAGCTTCTCGGTGAGGAGTTGGAAATCCAACTCAACGAACTGGAAGAGAAATGGCACTTCAGCTCCTTGGAAAAGATTTTCATCGAGAACCGCATCTACCGGAAGATTGAAGAAGCCGAGACCTGGGATGCCGTCATGGCCGCCATCTGGAAGGGTCTCAAACCTCATCTCGGCGTCTTAAAGCGAGCCGTGACTGATGAGGATGTCGCTCGTCTGACGGAGATCAAAATCAAGCGCATCTCCAAGTTCAACAGCTTCGAAGCCGACGAACATATCCGCAGCTTGGAGAAGGACATCGATCAGGTGCAAAAAAACCTGAAGCAGCTCACCCGCTTTGCCATTGCTCACTTTGAGCGTTTGAAAAAAACCTATGGCCCCGGCAAAGAGCGCCGCACCGACGTCAGCAGCTTTGACCGCGTGGCCGCCGCCCAGGTGATCATTGCCAACGAAACCCTCTACTTGGATGCCAAGGAAGGTTTCGCTGGAACCGGATTGAAGAAAGAGGGCGAAGCCATCTGCAAATGCTCGCCTCTGGATGACATCATCTACTTCAGCAAGGAAGGCACGATGACCGTCTCCAAAGTCGCGCCGAAGATCCACGTGGGGAAAAACCCCATCTACATCAATCTCTTCAAGAAAGACGAAGAGGCCGTTTACACCCTCATCTACCGCGATGGCAAAAACGGTCCCGTTTTAGCTAAACGCTTCCGCATTGGCGGTATCACACGGGATAAGGTGTATAACCTCGCCAAGGGCAAACCCGGCACCATGGTGCTCTTCTTTGCCCGCCACGAAAACGAAGCGGACAGCGATGCCCAGAACCTGCTGGTTCATCTCAAACCGGCCCTGTATCTGCGCACCCTTTCCCTGAAGTTCCCCGTGGCTGCCCTCGCGATCAAAGGTCGCGACTCTCAGGGCAATATCGTGACCAAGCACGCCGTGGACCGCATCGTGAACGAACGGAAAAGTGCTGCCGCCTCAGATGCCTCTGGAGCCTAAACTGACGCCTAAGGACATTTCAACGAAGAGATGAAGATCGAGCCGCCCTTCGGAGTCGCTACCTTCTTCTCTTGAATGCTGCGGTATCAGGACTAGCCTGAGAGCATGAAAAAGCTGCTCTACATCCTGGTTGCCCTCGGCCTGCTCACCGCCACGGCCCTAGGCGCCGTTTCCTGGTGGGTCATGCAGAAAATGGGGCCAGAAACCTGGGTGGAACTGGCAGAAAAAAACTGGAATTGCCGAGCTCAGATCGATGACGCTCACCTCAGCCTCTTCACTCGCCCGGCCACCCTGAAATTCACCGGAGTGCGGCTGGCTCCTCGTGATCTCGAAGTCGCCAAGCCTTATGCGGAACGCGCCCCCTTGCCCGCCGTCAGCGCGCTCGTGGAGATCCCGGAGATCACTCTCGAAGTGAAGTTGGATGACCTCCTCAATC
This window contains:
- a CDS encoding DNA gyrase/topoisomerase IV subunit A, translating into MAKKSSKTEDTSPILADSAPIEIKPVDDLYGDWFLDYASYVILERAVPHINDGFKPVQRRIMHSLDELEDGRYNKVANVVGNTMKYHPHGDASIGDAIVQIGQKDLLIDTQGNWGNILTGDNAAAPRYIEARLSKFALDVVFSPKVTDWSASYDGRNKEPVTLPVKFPLLLVQGVEGIAVGLSCRILPHNFIELCEASIAALRGEEVSLVPDFPQGGIMDATDYNGGLRGGRVRVRAKIEEGSKKNTLRIYEIPYGTTTGGVMDSIVAANEKGKIKIARVDDNTAEFVEIVVQLPPGTDVETTIQALYAFTDCEVSLAPNTVVIQNDKPRFVNVNDLLKESAEHTKKLLGEELEIQLNELEEKWHFSSLEKIFIENRIYRKIEEAETWDAVMAAIWKGLKPHLGVLKRAVTDEDVARLTEIKIKRISKFNSFEADEHIRSLEKDIDQVQKNLKQLTRFAIAHFERLKKTYGPGKERRTDVSSFDRVAAAQVIIANETLYLDAKEGFAGTGLKKEGEAICKCSPLDDIIYFSKEGTMTVSKVAPKIHVGKNPIYINLFKKDEEAVYTLIYRDGKNGPVLAKRFRIGGITRDKVYNLAKGKPGTMVLFFARHENEADSDAQNLLVHLKPALYLRTLSLKFPVAALAIKGRDSQGNIVTKHAVDRIVNERKSAAASDASGA